ACAGCTTACGAGTGTCCTGAATGTCGCTGATAATTCGGGAGCAAGAAAGTTATTCTGCATTCAGGTTATGGGCGGAAGCAAACGGCGTTACGGGACGATCGGCGATGTCATTGTCGCGTCAGTCCGTGAAGCCATTCCGAACAGCAACATAGCGAAAGGAAGCGTAGTTAAGGCCGTAATCGTTCGGACAAAGAAAGAAGTCCGGCGCAGAGATGGGACTTACGTGCGCTTTGACGACAATGCAGCAGTATTGATTGACGCTAACGGCGAACCCCGCGGGACTCGTATCTTCGGGCCTGTCGGTCGTGAACTGAGAGCGAAAAAGTACATGCGTATATTGTCCCTCGCTCCTGAAGTAGTATAGGGAGACTCAGAAAATGACAGTAAGACTGAAGAAGAATGACCGTGTGAAAGTTATCACCGGCAAGGACAAGGGGAAAGAAGGCAAAATCATACGCAGGATTCCCGAAAGAGATCTTGTAGTTGTCGAGGGCGTAAATATGGTGTCGCGCCATGTCAGACCCAGCCAGAACAACCCGCAGTCCGGCATCATCAAGCAGGAAGCTCCGATTTATGCCAGCAAAGTTATGCTTGTCTGCCCTCAGTGCGGAAAAGCAACAAGAGTCGGAGCGTCATTCCTTGAGAACGGCAAGAAAGTCCGCGTCTGCAAAAAGTGCGGAGAAATTATCGATCGCGGAGGACTTTAAGCCATGACACCGAGAATGCTTGAGAAGTACAAGAATGAAGTCGCGCCCGCAATGCTCCGTGAATTTGGGTACAAGAACGTTATGCAGATGCCCAAAATCGAGAAAGTTGTCGTGAATATCGGAGTCGGCGATGCAAAGCTCGACATCAAATTCATGGACGCGGCAATAGCGGAACTCAGAGCGATAACAGGTCAGCAGCCCTTGCTGAAACGCGCAAAGAAATCAATCGCAGGATTCAAAGTGCGTCAGAATATGCCGGTTGCCTGCTGTGTAACTCTCAGGGGCGCAAAGATGTGGGAATTTCTCGACAGGCTTATATCGTTAGCACTGCCGAGCATCAAAGACTTTCAGGGAATTTCACGCAAAGGATTCGACGGGCGCGGAAATTTCAACTTGGGATTACGCGAACAGTTAATCTTCCCTGAGATAAGCTATGACAAAGTAATACGTTCACGCGGTATGAATGTCTCAATTGTAACGACAGCAAAGACGGATGAAGAAGCATTTGCGCTGTTAAAGGGACTCGGAATGCCGTTCAGGACAGGAAATCAGGGGGCATAAATAACAAAATGGCAAGAAAAGCATTAAAGTTGAAGGCAAAGCTCCCCCCGAAATTCAGCACAAGACAGCACAACCGCTGCCCGTTATGCGGAAGGATTCACGGCTATATCCGTATGTTCGACATGTGCCGCTGCTGCTTCAGGAAGATGGCTCGCGAGGGACTGTTCCCCGGAGTCGTCAAATCAAGCTGGTAAAGGGGGCGGGTTGAAATTGTACGTTAATGACCCGGTTGCAGACATGCTTACGAGGATTCGCAACGCAAATTTGACCTATGCCGAAAGCGTTGACGTTCCTTCAAGCAAAATGAAGTTAGCATTAGCCAGAATCTTAAAGGACGAGGGCTATATCAGGAATTTCAGAATGATTACTGACCCCGCAAAACCGTACGCAGAGATAAGAATCTACCTGTCATACGGCAGCAGCAAGGAGAGAGTCATTCAGGGACTCCGCAGAATCAGCAAGCCCGGAAGAAGAATCTATGTAGGCCGCGACAAGATACCCGTCGTAATGGGCGGACTCGGCCTCGCGATTCTCTCAACGTCAAAAGGACTCAAGACCAGCACGGAGGCCGGAAAATTAGGTCTCGGCGGGGAAGTCCTCTGCTATGTCTGGTAAGGAGGATAAATCATGTCTCGTATCGGACGCAAGGCAGTAGAAATCGCAAAAGGCGCAAGCGTTGAAGTCAAAGGCACTGACATTGTAGTGAAAGGCCCGAAAGGCGAGCTTCACGCGCAGTTGATGCCCGGAATCGCTGTTGATGTTGACGGCGGACTCGTGAAGGTCTCGCGCTCAAACGAGGAGAAGCAGACGAGAGCCTGGCACGGAATGACACGCGCATTAATCGCGAACATGGTTACGGGCGTTACGGCTGGTTTCTCAAAGACAATGGAGATCGTTGGGGTAGGCTGGAGAGCCGCGCTTCAGGGCAAAAAGTTAGTGCTTAATCTCGGATATTCACACCCGATAGAGTTCACGCCCCCTGAAGGAATCGAAATCGTAGTAGAAAATCCCATCAAGTTCCATGTGAAGGGAATCGACAAGGAATTAGTTGGCCAGACATGCGCCCTGATAAAGAAATTCAGACCGCCGGAGCCTTATCACGGAAAGGGAATCAAGTTCGAGAATGAATATATCCTCCGCAAGGCCGGCAAGACTGGGGCGAAATAAATCATCATGAAGAAGAGAAGCAGAAATGACATGCGCGTATTAAGGCATGAGAGATTACGCAGGACGCTCGCAGGCACAGCAGAAAAGCCGCGCCTTTGCGTTTTCAGAAGCCTCAAGAATATTTACGTTCAGGTTATCGATGACGACAAAGGACACACGCTCGTATCAGCGTCAACCCTCGACAAGTCATTACAGCCCGAACTCAAAGGACACTGCAACGTTGAAGCCGCAAAAGTTATCGGCAAAGCAATCGCCGAGCGCGCAAAGGCAAAAGGTATCAGCAATGTTGTGTTCGACAGGGGCGGACATGCCTATATCGGTAAAGTTATGGCGGTGGCTGAGGCTGCCAGAGAAGGAGGGCTTGTATTCTGATGCCCAGAAGAAATGAGACAGAGGCAGCAGAGCTTCAGGAACGTGTAGTAGCGATTAACCGCGTCAGCAAAGTCGTAAAGGGCGGAAAAAGATTCCGTTTCGCGGTTCTCGTAGTTGTCGGGGACGGCTCATCGCAGGTCGGCACAGGAATCGGAAAAGCTAAGGAGATCGCCGAGGCTGTCCGCAAAGGAATCGAGAAGGCCAAAAAGAATATGGTCTCCGTAAAACACGCGGGAAATACGATTCCTCATCCCGTTGTCGGCGAGTTCGGAGCGGCAAGAGTTCTCCTCAAGCCATGCCCTGAAGGTACGGGAGTCATTGCGGGCGGAGTCGTCCGGGCGATTATGGAGCTTGGCGGAGTGAAGGACGTTGTTACGAAAGTTACGGGAAGAACGTCAAACGCAATCAACGTAGCACACGCAACACTTGAGGCCATAAGGATAACACGCACAGAGTCCGAGATAATGAAGCTCAGAGGGCTTGCAGGGGATGACAGCGCAGAAGCGGAAGGTGATTCACATGGCGAAAATTAAGGCTAAGTGGGTCAAAAGCGCAATAGGATTCCCCGAAAGGCAGAAGCGCACAATAAAGGCTCTCGGATTCCGCAAGCTGAACTCAGAAGTAGAGCATGACGACACGCCGCAGATTCGCGGAATGATTGAACACGTGCGCCACCTCGTGAAATGGGAGGTTGTCGAATGATAACGTTACAGGATTTGCACCCCGCTAAAGGTTCAACCCATAGGGCCAAGAGACTCGGTCAGGGTATCGGGAGCGGAACGGGCAAAACTTCCGGAAAAGGCAACAAGGGCGACAAGGCCAGGACAGGCGGCGGAGTTAAGCCGGGCTTCGAGGGAGGACAGATGCCCATCACAAGAAGGACTCCCAAGCGCGGATTCAACAACGCAAGATTCGCGAAAGTCTTTCAGGTAGTCAACCTTGACGCATTAGAGAAAAAATTTGACGCGGGCGCAGAAGTTGACGCTGAAGCAATGTACGCCGCGAGGATTATCCGCAAGAAGGGAATCCCCGTGAAGGTTCTTGCTGACGGTGAATTAACGAAAGCCCTCAAGATTAAGGCCGGAGCATTCAGCGCGGGTGCTTTGAAGAAAATAGAGTCAGCCGGCGGGACTCATGAGGTAGTCTAATGTTCGGGTCATTGGGTGATATTTTCAGGCTGCCGGATCTGAAGCGCAGAATATTCTTCACCCTCTTCATTCTGTTCATTTTCAGGCTCGGCGCATACATCCCAAGCCCCGGCGTTGACCGTGCCGCGCTCGCAAGCCTCTTCAGCACAGGCGGGGGAGTTATGGACTTCCTCAACCTGTTTTCGGGGGGAGCTTTGAGCCGTTTCGGTATATTCTCGCTCGGTGTCGCTCCGTATATCAACTCAAGCATCGTAATGCAGCTCCTTGTTGTAATTTTCCCGTACTTAGAGAAATTGCAGAAGGACTCGACTGACGGCCACAAGAAGATTACGCAGTGGACTCGCTACGGTGCTGTAGTTTTCGCGGTCGTTCAGGCTATCGGAATGACAGCATGGTTAGGGAGTCTCGGAATTATGCAGGGAGGATTCCTCGATTGGCTGCTAGTCATCATCACGCTTGTTGCGGGATCGGTTGCGGTTATGTGGCTCGGCGAGGAGCTGACAGATCACGGAATCGGCAACGGAATATCACTGCTCATTTTCGCGGGTATCGTCGCAAGAATCCCGGAGGCTATCCTTCAGACGTGGAATATGGTCAGACTCGGTTCGATGAGCGTTATCGGTCTCCTTGTCGGAATCGTGTTGATGGTTATCGTTGTCGCGGGCTGTATCTTGCTGCAGGAAGGACAGCGGAGACTCCCCGTTCAGTACGCAAAAAGAGTCGTGGGTAACAAGATTTACGGCGGTCAGAGTACATTTATCCCGCTGAAAGTGAATCAGTCAGGAGTTATCCCGATAATTTTCGCAAGCTCATTGCTGATTTTCCCCTATACGATCGCAAATTATTTCAGTGAGAGCGCGACAGGAAGATTCATCAGCGCATTGTTCACGCCCAACAGCTTTTTCTATATTCTGTGCTATGTGGCTCTGATTATTTTCTTCTCGTACTTCTACACGGCGGTTGTCTTCAATCCAACAGACATCGCAAACAACATGAAGAAATACGGCGGATTCATTCTCGGCATTCGTCCGGGTCAGCCGACTTCAGACTACATCACGCGGGTTATGGAGCGTATCACTCTCGGCGGTGCTGTCTTCCTCGCGGTAATCGCCTTAATCCCTAACGTAATGTCGTCAGTACTCAACATCAACAGCTTCTACTTCGGAGGAACGGCGGTGTTAATCGTTGTGGGCGTTGCGATGGACACGGTGAATCAGATTGAGGCTCAATTGCTCATGCGGCATTATGACGGAATACTCAAGAAATCCGGCGGCGGCCGCAAAGGCTTTCTGAGGGGTTAATCATGAGGCTTGTATTGTTAGGCGCGCCTGGGGCCGGAAAGGGTACTCAGGCCGTTTTCCTCAAAGAACGCCACAACTTAGCGCACATCTCAACGGGTGATATTTTCCGTCAGAATCTCAAAGACAATACGCCGCTCGGACTTGAGGCCAAGAAGTTTATGGACGCAGGGCAGCTAGTCCCGGACGAAATCGTCATGAAGATGGTAGGCGGGAAGCTCGCGGAGTTCAAGCCCGGCGAAGGATTCATGCTTGACGGATTCCCCCGCACAGTGGCTCAGGCAGAATTTCTCGAAACTCAGACGAAACTTGACGGCGTAATCATGTTCAAAGTTTCTGATGAGGCAATCGTGAAGAGACTCACAAGCCGTGCAGTGTGCAAAGAATGCGGGAACGTTACGAACATTCACGAACATGACAAATGCCCGGCCTGCGGTGGCGAGCTTTACAGGCGCGATGATGACAACGAGGCAACAATCCGCGAACGCCTGAGAGTTTACCATGAACAGACAGAAGCACTTGTAGAGTTTTACAGGGCGCGGGGTCTGCTGATTGAGATTGATGCTACGGGAATGCCTGAGGAAGTTTTTGCGCGGGTTGTCGAGACGCTCGAACATGATTAAGCTGAAGACTCCCGAAGAATTAAAGCTCATGAGAATCGCCGGGCGCGTTACGGCAGAAGTGCTTGAAATCATGCGCGGTGCTGTGCGTCCGGGAATCTCAACGGGCGAGCTTGACCAGTTAGCCGAGGAGCATATACGCAGGAACAACGGCATTCCGGCATTCAAGAATTACCGCCCAATGTCGAGCATGACTCCTTTTCCCGGAACTATTTGCGCGTCAATCAATGAAGAAGTCGTGCATGGCATTCCGAGCTTCCGAAGAATACTTCAGGAAGGCGACATCATAAGCGTGGACGTTGGCGCGTATGTGAACGGTTACTGCGGGGACGCGGCCTGCACATTTCCAGTAGGCGAAATAAGCCCGGAGCGCAGGAAACTTCTTGAGGTTACGGAGGAGTCATTGAAGAGGGCTATTGCTCAGGCAGTGCCGGGAAATACCCTAGGCGACATTGGCAACGCAGTAGAAAGTTACCTTAAACCGTTAGGCTATGGGATCGTCCGCGATTACACAGGACACGGAATCGGCCAGAAAATGCACGAGGCACCGCAGATCCCGAATTACGGCCGGGCGGGGCAGGGTATGACGCTCAAAGCTGGCATGACTATAGCGATTGAGCCTATGATTATGTCCGGGCGCGAGAAAGTGAAAACAGGCTCCAACGGCTGGACAGTTTCAACAGTCGACGGGTCTGACGCAGCGCATTTTGAACGCTCGATAGCTGTTCTTGACGACGGGCCGGAGATTTTGACACCGTGGCAGAGTTTTCTGTAGGGCAGATCGTTATCTCACGGCGCGGAAAAGATACGGGGCTTGAGTATGTAGTCGCAGGATTCGAATCTGACGGAAGAATTAAGCTGATACGGCCGGAAAGATTCAACGTCAGCAATCCCAAGAGAAAGAATCCCAAGCACCTTCAAGGCACGTCAAGAATCGCAGAGAATTTAGCAGAAAAGATAAAGGCAGGTAACAACATTAATGCGGGATATTTTCACAGGAGCGTAACGGATGGCGAATAACTCCGGCAAAGAGGACGTAATCGAGGTAAAAGGCGTAATCACAGAGCCATTGCCCAACGCAATGTTCAGAGTTGAGCTTGAAAACGGGCATAAGGTTCTGGCGCATGTCAGCGGAAAAATGAGAATGCACTTCATCAGGATACTTCCGGGTGATAAGGTGCTTGTTGAAATTTCCCCCTACGATTTGACAAGGGGCAGAATAATTTATCGGTACAAATAATCCAAAAGGTGATAGACAAATGAAAGTAGGGCCTTCAGTAAAGCCTATCTGCGAATTTTGCAGGGTAATCCGCCGCCACGGGGTCGTCCGCGTAATCTGCTCACGGAATCCCAGGCACAAACAGCGTCAGGGCGTAAGGAGGTAACAGCATGGCACGTATAGCAGGCGTTGACCTTCCGAGGGACAAAAGAGTCGAAATCGGGCTGACATACATTTTCGGGATCGGCCTCAAGACATCGCAGAAGATTCTTGCCTCAACAGGCGTGAATCCCGACATCAGGGTTAAGGATCTCAGCGAGGAAGACACGCAGAAATTACGCCGCGAGATTGAAGACAATCACAAGGTTGAAGGCGATCTCAGGCGCGAGGTGTCAATGAACATCAAGAGGCTCATCGATATTGGGTGCTACAGGGGTCAGCGGCACAAGCTCGGACTCCCCGTAAGAGGCCAGCGCACAAAGACCAACGCAAGAACACGCAAGGGCCCGCGCAGGACAGTAGCCAACAAGAAGATGGCCACAAAGTAAACAGGAGGTAATTACAAAGTGCCGAAAAAATCAGCTCAGGCCAGAAAAGGCAAGAGACGCGAAAAGAAGAATATCAATTACGGAGTCGCGCACATCTATTCGACATTCAACAACACAATTATGTGCATAAGCGACAAGGCCGGGAACATAATCACATGGGCTTCAGGCGGCAACGTAGGCTTCAAGGGCGCGAGGAAGTCAACACCTTTCGCCGCTCAGATGGCAGCCGGGCAGGTCGCAAAGGGAGCGCAGGATCAGGGAGTTACGGAAATTGACGTTGTAGTCAAAGGGCCGTGGCCGGGACGTGAGAGCGCAATACGTGCATTACAGAGCGCGGGACTTCAGGTCAACGTCATCAAGGACGCTACGCCCATTCCGCACAACGGGTGCAGGCCGCCCAAGAGAAGGCGCGTCTAAATTTCCAGCAAGGAGCGTTAAATTTGGAGAGTACCAAGTTTAAAGTCTATATCGAGGAAAAATCACAGGATTACGGGAGGATATATATTGAGCCTCTCGAACGCGGTTACGGTGATACCCTCGGAAACGCACTGCGGAGGCTTCTCCTGTCGTCCATAAGGGGAGCCGCCGTTACTGCTGTCAGGATTGACGGAATTTTGCACGAGTTCAGCACAATAAAGGGAGTCCGCGAGGACGTAATAGAGATTCTCATGAACCTCAAGCACATTCCCATAAAGGCACGGAACACAAAAGACGGCGCAATTCCTGAAGGCTACAAGATTATCACGCTAGACTCGGACGACCTTCCCAAAGACTTTTTCACGAGGGAGGAGAATCCCGGAGTCATAACCGCAAAAGATATGCCGTGGGATAACGATTTCGAGTTTTTCGGGGACGGAATACTCTGCACACTTGAGCCGAAATCGCATATACTCATGGAAATTTACGTTGAGCAGGGAGTCGGCTACCTTTCGGCGGAGCGTGAGAGACCCGCGAATCCTCCGCTGCCCGTTGACGCAATGCTGGCTGACGCTATATTCTCGCCCGTCAAGCGCGTGAACTACACCATTCAGCCCGCAAGAGTCGGACAGAGCATAGACTACGAGAGACTCATTATTGAGGTGTGGACAAACGGAGCCGTAACGCCTGAAGAAGCCGTGAAAGAAGCCGCAAGGATCGCGGAAAACTGCTTCGGGCATATCGCTAACACAGTAGAGTCAGCACCGCAGGCCGAAATTCCGAAATATGAAGCTGTCATTGACGACACGCCCAAAACGGAAGAGCCTCCCGCAAGCAATACAGAGACAGAGGACACGGAGCATTACTCGCACCCTATCCACGAGCTTGAATTGTCGATAAGGAGCGAAAATTGTCTCCTGCGCGGAGGGATTCAGACTGTCGGAGAATTATTGCAGAGGTCAAAAGAAGAGCTGCTGAAGATTCGCAACCTCGGCAAAATCTCCCTCAAAGAAATTGAAGAAAGACTTACCGCGCTCGGCTACAAGCTCAAACCGTCAGCAGAACCGCAAGAGGCACAGCCCGGAAATCAGGCGGACGAACCTGCTGACAGCAAGCCGGAGTCAGAGCCGGAAGAGTCAGAGCCAGAGTCAGAAACAAAAGAATAACAAGGAGGTGCGAACACGAATTGAGACATCATGTTGACCACAGGACATTAGGACGCTACGGAAGCCACAGAAGGCTCATGCTCGGAAACATGGCCGCAAGTCTCTTCCTCAACGGCAGCATTACCACAACCGTAACACGCGCAAAGGAACTCCGCAGGGTCGCCGAAAAGCTCATCACACGCGCAAGAGGCGGGAGCGTTCATGACATCCGCGTAGTGTTCTCGAAAATGCCTCACAAGGCAGCGGCAACGAAATTATTTCAGGAGATAGCCCCTAAGTATAAGAGCTTCGACAAGGGCGGCTACACAAGAATCGTAAAGCTCGGCGCGAGAAAAGGCGACGGCTCACCAATGGCAGTGATTGAACTTGTTGACAGAGAAGAGCAGAAATAATCCCCCGCTTATCGAGGCGAGGTCTGTTTCGTTCTCATATGACGCAAAAAATACGGGACGTGCATTAAACCGCGTCTCGTTTTTTGTAGACAGAGGCGAAAGAGTCGCCATTCTCGGCCACAACGGAAGCGGAAAATCAACGCTGGCAAAAATTCTCGGCGGCATTATTGACCCGTCTGAAGGGGAATGCCTCATCAACGGCAAAAACATTCACACGATGGATTTTCGTGAATTGCGGAAAACTGTCGGGCTTGTGTTTCAGGACCCCGAAAATCAGATTGTCGCGGCTATGGTTGAGGATGATACAGCGTTCGCGCCGGAAAATCAGGGGCTTCCCCCGGACGAAATTCAGCTGCGTGTTGACATGGCACTTGCTGAGGCTGACATGCTCCACAAAAAGGGCGCGGCGGTCTCGGCTTTGTCGGGCGGCGAAAAACAAAGGCTCGCCCTTGCCGGAGTCCTCGCGGCTGATGTCGAATGCCTCATACTTGACGAGCCAACTGCAATGCTTGACCCTACCGGGCGTATCAACGTCGAGAAAGTATTACGCTACCTTCACGCAGAGGGGATGACTGTCATACAGATTACACATCAGCTTGAAGCGGAAAACTTCAGCGACATTCAGCGGGTTATAGTCCTGTCTCACGGCGGAATAGTCTGGCAGGGTGATACGGTTTCTTTCTGGGATAATGCAGAAAATCTCGGTTTCAGCGTTCCCGACAGCCTGAGAATTAAACGTTACTGCGATGTTCACGGCGTAAAATTCCCGGAAGGACTCGCAGGTCTTTCACCGTCAGCAAAAAAAACAGTCTCACAAAAAACATCAGGACGGGAAAAATTCAGAATTGACGGACTCGGCTTCAGGTATGAGGCAAAATCTTACGCGCTCAGGGACATTCACGCAGAAATTTACGCGGGCGAATGGCTGTCAGTAATCGGCAGAACAGGCAGCGGAAAATCTACCCTAGTCCAGCACCTTAACGCACTGTACAAGATTCAGGAAGGCAGAATATATTTTGACGGTCAGCCATTGCCGCAAAAGGGGGAAGATGTACATACCCTCAGACAGAAAACGGGACTCGTTTTTCAGAACCCGGAAGATCAGCTATTCTCCGCGACAGTGAAAGAGGAATTAGCATTTGCGCCGAAAAACGCCGGCTTCAGGGGTGAAGAGCTTGACGCGGCTGTGATTTACGGACTCGAATGCGCCGGACTCAGCCGGGACTTTCTCACGCGGAGACCCATTGCGCTCTCAGGCGGTGAACGGAGACTCGTTGCGATTGCGTCCGTGTTGTCGGCAAAGCCTGAAGCTGTCGTGCTTGATGAGCCTTTAGCCGGACTCGACGCTTCATATCAGGCAAAAATTCTCGGAATGCTCGCAAGGCTCCGGGACGAGGGAAAGACTATCATCACAGTTACCCACGATTTGAACATGGCACTTCACTACAGCGACAGGATATTGATTCTCAGGGACTCGCGAATGATTCAGGAGGGAAGGCCGCATGAAGTCATCCCCGAAATCATGAATACTCTTGAGCCGGAAGCATGGCCGGAAGTCCTCAGAATATCAGCAGAAATACACAGCATCAACCCAAATTTCCCACTAATATATGACTACGAGGAGTTTATACGATGTATCTCTCAAATATGAACCTAGGCCAGTACATTCCGACAGGCTCATTCATTCACAGGCTTGATCCCAGGGCTAAATTGTTCTCGTTCATACTCATAATATCAGCCGTATTCCCGTCAAAAACCGTAACAGGAGTCATCATATGGCTTGCGGCTCTTGCTGTTACTGTGGCGGTGTCAAAAATTCCGTGGCGGTCAGTCTTTCAGTCAGCAAAACCCGTGATGTTTCTTGCGGTGTTCACGTTCGTGTTCAACTTAGGCGCGGAATATTTCAGATCCCGCAATATCGCCGGGGCATTAGGGAGCGCGTTTTTCATGGTGTCAAGACTCGTTATCCTGATGATGTTCGCGGTAATGCTGCCTCTGACGACTTCACCGCTTGAGCTTGCTGACGGGCTGAATGAATTATTGAGTCCGCTTGAGAGATTCCATTTTCCCGCGAACGAATGCGCGATAATGATAGCGATGGCGTTACGTTTCATACCGCTGTTAATGCAGGAGACCGACAAAATCATACGGGCGCAGTTATCACGGGGGGCGAGATTGGATCAGGGAAATATATTTCAGAGGGCAAAAGCATTTTTCCCCGTATTGATACCGCTGATAATAATAATATTCCGCCGGGCTGATGATATTGCTGTCGCTATGGACGCCCTCGGCTATGACGGCGGAAAAGGACGCACAAGAAGACGACCGTTAGTGTGGAAGATGTCCGACACTCTGACGGTTGCGGCTTGGGTTGCGGGAGTCGGGGCATTTTTTGCGCTGGGACTGTGATATGAATTACGCGGTGAAAGTCTCGTACATAGGGCTAAAATATTCGGGATGGCAGATTCAGCCGGACGCACTCAGCATTCAGGAGGCAATAGAGTCGGCACTGGCCCGAATCGCGGGAGTCCCCGTCAGAATCACAGGTGCAGGAAGGACAGACAGAGGAGTCAATGCCTGCGGGCAGGTCGCTTCCTTCAGCATGAACAAGAATATTCCGCCGGAAAAATTAAGGCTCGCAATAAATTTCTACCTTCCCGATGATATACGCATAATGAAGGCTTATTATGTCCCTGAAGGATTTAATGCGAGGTACTCGGCAATATCAAGAGAGTATAAATATTTCGTGTATCATGGCCGTGTATGTCCGCCTGTAATGAATAATTTTGTGTGGCACAGGAAGAGCGGACTTGCGTGGGATATGAGTCTTGCGCGGGAGGCTTGCAGAATGATTCAGGGGCGGCATAATTTCAGGGCGTTCTGCCGGGCGGGTGAATGCCCTGATGACCCGTTCAGGACGATTGACACACTACGAATCAGGACGCGGGGGAATCTCTCAATCATCAGCGTGAAGGCTCAATCATTCCTCACGAACATGGTGCGGATAATCGCCGGGAATATTGATACAGTTGCGACAGGAAAGAAGAGTCTTGCGTGGCTTGAGGGATTATTGTCCGGGAGTGAGAGAACAGAGTCGGCCATGACCGTCCCGGCCTGCGGTCTGTGGTTCTGGCGGGTGAATTACGACTCAAATCTCAGGGTCGCCGACATTCCGTCATAACCGCATACAGTCTCCGGGAAAATCGCTTTTGCGTTCGGCAGGAACATGGCCGGATTCGTTACGGACTGGGAATAATGAGTCAGCCACAATTTTTTGACACCTGCAATTTTCGCGCACTCCGCCGCCTGCGAGAATGTCATATGCCCGCGGGCAGTCGCAATTTCCGCGTGTGAGTCATCGCCGTATGTCGAGTCGCAGATTAACAGGTCAGCACCCTTTGAGGCGTTAATCAGGCTTCCGCAAATGGCCGTGTCTCCCGTGAATATCACCTTGAGGCCGCGCCGTTTTTCCCCTAAAACTTGAGACGGCTGAATCTCTCTTCCGTCAGCAAAAACCGTGTTACCCTTCTGCAATTCGCGCCATAATTTTACCGGGACTCCTAGCTCCTGAGCTTTAACGGGGTCAAACTTCCCCGCCCGCCCAAGCGTGAATGAATACCCCTGAGCCACACAGCGATGTTTCACCGGGAATGACGACAATACAGCCTCATACGGCCATCCCGGAATGACCTCGCACAGCCTCACACCGTCAGCAGGAATCATCATCATCACGACATCATACGGAAGCCATCCCGTTAATGTCATCATCGCCGGAACAACGTCCGCAAGTCCCTCCGGCCCGGCAATGTATACAGGCTCAGTCCGCCCCGCGCTGTACATCGTCTGCAAAAGTCCCGGAAGCCCGAAAATATGATCCCCGTGATAGTGAGTCAGGGCGATAATGTCCGTCTTCATGAGGCTGACTCCCGCCTT
This is a stretch of genomic DNA from Synergistaceae bacterium. It encodes these proteins:
- a CDS encoding energy-coupling factor transporter transmembrane protein EcfT, encoding MYLSNMNLGQYIPTGSFIHRLDPRAKLFSFILIISAVFPSKTVTGVIIWLAALAVTVAVSKIPWRSVFQSAKPVMFLAVFTFVFNLGAEYFRSRNIAGALGSAFFMVSRLVILMMFAVMLPLTTSPLELADGLNELLSPLERFHFPANECAIMIAMALRFIPLLMQETDKIIRAQLSRGARLDQGNIFQRAKAFFPVLIPLIIIIFRRADDIAVAMDALGYDGGKGRTRRRPLVWKMSDTLTVAAWVAGVGAFFALGL
- the truA gene encoding tRNA pseudouridine(38-40) synthase TruA, giving the protein MNYAVKVSYIGLKYSGWQIQPDALSIQEAIESALARIAGVPVRITGAGRTDRGVNACGQVASFSMNKNIPPEKLRLAINFYLPDDIRIMKAYYVPEGFNARYSAISREYKYFVYHGRVCPPVMNNFVWHRKSGLAWDMSLAREACRMIQGRHNFRAFCRAGECPDDPFRTIDTLRIRTRGNLSIISVKAQSFLTNMVRIIAGNIDTVATGKKSLAWLEGLLSGSERTESAMTVPACGLWFWRVNYDSNLRVADIPS
- a CDS encoding ribonuclease Z, which encodes MIDVTLIGTAALAPIPERALSCAFLTCGGHSVLFDCGEGTQSAARKAGVSLMKTDIIALTHYHGDHIFGLPGLLQTMYSAGRTEPVYIAGPEGLADVVPAMMTLTGWLPYDVVMMMIPADGVRLCEVIPGWPYEAVLSSFPVKHRCVAQGYSFTLGRAGKFDPVKAQELGVPVKLWRELQKGNTVFADGREIQPSQVLGEKRRGLKVIFTGDTAICGSLINASKGADLLICDSTYGDDSHAEIATARGHMTFSQAAECAKIAGVKKLWLTHYSQSVTNPAMFLPNAKAIFPETVCGYDGMSATLRFES